TAGCCTTAGCACCCCCAACAGCAGCGCCCACTATGCGGGCGAACATCAATTGTTTGCCAGCCAAGGCGATGCTCACCTAGCCGCCCAAGGCAGCTTGGCTCTGGCCACAGGCGACGGTGCTAGCCTATATGCCACCGACGGTGGCGCAAAAATAATAGCCAACCACGGTAGTGTTAGCCTACAAGCCAACGACAATGCCCTAGCCATCCTGGCCGATAAAGACGCCACCATCACTTCGTCTGGCAGTAGCATCGAAGTAAATGCACAACAAAAAATTGTGCTCAGCGCTGGCGGCGCTACCATCACTCTGGATGGCGCCAACCTCACCCTCTCTGCCAAGGGCACTTTTACCGTCAACACCGCTACCCATAACTGGACGGCTGGTGATAGCCAGACTGCTAAGGCAAAGGCGTTACCGAAGGGGCTGGCGACACTCACTCCAATAGCTCTTTCAGGCCCAAGCCTACTAAGCCCAACTTATAATCAACAGTTTGTAGCCACTTGGGGCGATACTGGCATTCCTGTGTCAGGTGTAAATTATGTGCTTAAAAACAATACCAACAACACAGAGGAATCAGGAATAACCTCTCAGTCCGGCCTTATTATTCAGCCATTAGGAAGCATTAAACCTGAAGAGCTAAGTGTCATAATGTTAGGAGAAGAAAAGAATGACTAATATAGGTCATCCATTATAAGGCAGTGCAACAGCTACACTAGCCCCTCTAACAGAAAACAAAACCACTCAAGTTAAAGTTACTGTATGCGACCCCAAAGTACCGACTGCAAGCAAAAGCATTATTGGTCGTTGCCAATACTACTACAAACCACTCCATGAGGAATTTGTTGAAAAAACTGGAGTAGCTACCCGTAGCTTCCCTAGCGCACTATGGAGCGACATAAAACAATGGGCTTTACAGTGGAACCCTTGGAGTGGAACGGAAAAAGAAACGAACACGGCATTATTAAGTAAGCGTGATGAATTGCTATTAGCTGAAGCCTCAGACTCTGATTGGTCTCGCCATGCTAATTTCATGATGCGCCATATTGGTTGCGGCCACACCCCACCCCCATACTACGTAAGCTATGGCTATTATTATTGCTCACGCTATGGAAAATATCTGGAACCTAAATTATCTACAAAAGGGATTAATTGGCTAAAAGCAGGACGGGAGTTGCTCCAAATAAATATGGAGTTAGGCCTTGATCAAAATATGCAAGGAAATGATATTCACATCCCTTGCAGGCGCTACCCAAACCAAGACGTCGATATCAGTGTTCCCAAACACACCCTTGAGCTTTCTCATGACATGTTCAAGAAATTTGCCTTTGATACCCACGTGCCCGCTTACCTTGATGCTGGCCTCGCCGATTTATCCTTAAAAGACCTTTGGTGGATAGGTACCCAACCCAACATTGAAGAGTGGGCAGACGGTGATACGTGGTCGCAAGCTGGCAGTAGTGCGCTAGAGGTTAGTAAAGACTGGGCTCAACAAGGTTATGAACAAAGCAAACAAGCCGCTTCTGATGCTGTGGAAGCTATAACAGATGCTTTAGAAAGAGCGCTCAAACAGCTTGAGGCACTAAAGTTTGGCCAATAAAAGAGGCATTATTGTGAGTGGCAAGCGATTTTTTTTGCTCGTTTTACTTATTTTCAGTAGCTATTTTTTATTTAACAAAATAACAGGTATAGACATGCGTTGGACCCAAGTATCTTCAGAGTTCATGAAAGGTAACGATACCCAGAGCTATGGCCCCGGAGATTTTCGCATCCGTGGCGAAAAAATGGTGTCGATGAGGTTAGCTAAGCCTAAGATAACCTTTAAAAAACAAACTGCTGAAGAGCTTGCTAATTGGGATCAGCCTTTAGAAACTACAGAACCTTGGATGAAGAGTTCCAGTGAAATATTAAACCGCATGAACGTTACTTTTCATGCCGGCAGTATAAGCAATAGCACACAAACATTTCATGAGTATGCTCAAAGCAGAGCTTGGTGGCTTTCACCTGATTGGAAAACCATCTACTTAAGCACGGGTTGGCTTGATTATCACCTAGAACCTGAAGATTTTCCAGATAACCAAGTTCCACAAATAACCAAACTCTGGCGCTCCACTGACTATGGCCATAGTTGGGAGCAACTAACGTGGCCTGAGCAGCAAAATATTAGTTCGATGCGTTTTATTAACGAGCAAGAAGGCTACCTGATCGGTTGGGGGCCTCGCATTTGGCGTACAAAAAACGGCGGCAAATATTGGCATGAGATCCAAGTGCCTGTACAAGTAAAAGACTTACAACAACCAAGAAAGCGTTTCGACTTAGTTGCTTTAGGTAAAGATAATGCGCTTTATCTAGCTTTTGTTCCCATCATTGGCACAGGGTTAAGCAGTGAAATATGGCGCTTAAAATGGGGTGAGGAGACCTCTGAACTTATTTTCAGCGTACCTGGTAATAAAGTGGATGACATATTTGCCGATGCAAATGGAAAAGTTTATGTATTTACCCACGCTGGCCCAAAATATGAAGAAAGAAACCAAATCAGTACACTTTATCAGTGGGATGGCGAAGAACTTAATGCAATACATTCTTTCCCTAAGGGCATGCTCGGCTACGCTATTTACCAAACTCCAGTAAATAAACATCTGCTAGTACAAGGACCTGATTACGCAAGCATTTTACCGAAAGACTGGACGGCCCTGAGTAAAGATGGCGGTAAAACATGGCGCACTGATAAAAACTCATCGGCCCAAGGCGGCTATTATGACGATGTAACAGGTACAGACTGGAAGGTATCTGGTTATTCTTTATATAAGCGCGAAATTCCTTAAAGCGACAACCCTAATCCCTTTATCACAATGTCCTAGGTAGAGAGCTAAATGAGCCTTTATACCCAACTGAAAATGTAACGTTGCACCACTTCCCTTGTGATCAACCAAATTAATGTTGGGAGAGTTGGTGGCTTGCTAACCATGCATTAACAGACACTCTTGATGAAGAGCTAGAGGAATTTACCAAATGGGAAATATTCTAATAGACGAAGACCTTTGCATGGAACTATCCGGTCTATTTTTAGGAACAGGCGCGGACTTTGTAAAAATAGCCTCCATTGCTAAAAATTACTCAATAGATTTTGTAGAAGAAACCTTCTTTAAATATGTAGCACCCGCCTGCAACTATAATACAATATGTGCGGAGCCAATAATCATATATATATATATATATGATCGAAAAGAGCTATTAAAAAGAATATATAAAATACAAGAAAAAAGAAAAACTAAGTGGGGAAAAATATATTATGATCTATTCTCGTTTTATCTTAAATTTAAATTTAATACGTCGTGGAGCATATTGAAAAACCACTACTACGCTTAATTGATATCTTTATATCCCGCATAGGCAGCGAAGTATTAGTGGAGTTCGCCCAGGGCGATATTGACCAGCCTGTGATTATCGGCCAGCTGTACCATGGCAATGCCCTGCCGCCTTTTAATGCGGGCGAAGACAGTAATGCCAACCACCCTGGTGCCCTTTCGGGCATTCACACTCACACCCTCGATGGCCAACCCGCCGGCACCTGGGTGCTTGACGATGCCCCCCAACAATTACGCCACAGCTTGCAGCACACACAAGCCAACAGCCAACTGAACTTAGGCTATGTGATTGAGCAGGCAAACAATTACCGTGGCCGCTTTCTGGGCGAAGGTGCCACCTTCACCAGCAGTGGCTGGGCTACCTTACGTGCCAGTGAAGGTTTGTTACTCTCCACCACGCCGCGCCCTCACGGGCAAATCACTCAAATGGACAATCAAGATGCCGTGGCACAATTGCGCGCCACTCAAGAGCAAGTGGATAATTTTGGCACCGCCGCTGGTGATGGCGGTGGCCTAAACTTAAAAGCCCTTGAAGGCCTGAGCAACGCCCTACCCAGCCTTGATGCTGAAGAACAAGGGCGCTATGAAGAAGACGTGAACGGCCAAGCCGCCGAACAGCCCGATGGCCAGCCTGTGGCGCGTTTTAGTGAACCCCACCTTGTACTTGATAGCCCCGCCGCCATTAGCCTTAGCACCCCCAACAGCAGCGCCCACTATGCGGGCGAACATCAATTGTTTGCCAGCCAAGGCGATGTTCACTTAGCCGCCCAAGGCAGCATGGCTGTGGCCACGGGCGATGGTGCTAGCCTGTATGCCACCGACGGCGGCGCCAAAATAATGGCCAACCACGGCAGTGTTAGCCTACAAGCCCACGAAGGTGCATTAGCGCTACAAGCAGATAAAGACGCCACCATCACTTCGTCTGGCAGCCGTATTGAAGTAAACGCACAACAAAAAATTGTGCTCAGCGCTGGCGGCGCTACCATCACACTGGATGGCGCCAACCTCATCCTCTCTGCCAAGGGCACTTTTACCGTCAACACCGCTACCCATAACTGGACGGCTGGTGATAGCCAGACTGCTAAGGCAAAGGCGTTACCGAAGGGGCTGGCTACCGCCGTTAGTGCTTCTTCGTTACTGCCAACATCTACAACTACGCCAACACTGAGTGAACCTACTCATGGCGAGTTTCACTTTAGGTACCTTTATCATGATGGTGAGCCTGTTAAAAACGCCGCATTCACAGCAAGACTCCCAGATGGAAGCGTCCATGAGGGCCAATTAGACGAGCAAGGATACGTCTTCCTTTCAGGCATCCCTAACGGGACAATAGAACTTACCATTGATGAAGATGAGCGCCCTTACACAGCGTTTAAAATGCCCATTAAAACGGATGACGACTTAACAGAATGGATGCAGGCATAACCATGTCAATACTCGATAAAGTATGGGAAGGCACCACCGATGGCTTTGGCTGGTTGCGCAATGTCATTATTGGCGAATGGGCAGATAATCGCTCATTAAGCGAGATCACCACAGATGCCATAATAGGGTTTGTGCCGGGTGTGGGCTCTATTGTTACCCTCCGCGATCTCATCGCTATTATCTATCGGCTTTCCAGCTCGCCAGAACGGCGAGAAGATGTTGAAGAGTGGATTTTATTAATCGCCATGTTGCTACCACTGATTATTACGGTCGCTGGAGCAGCTGTGGCGGGTGTGGGTGCACTAGTCGGTGCTGAGTTAGGCGGCTTTTTACGTGCACTAGCCCTCTTACTCGTTAAAAAAGGAGGCGCTGGGCTCAAAAACATCACCGATTTCTTGCGTGCCCATGGCTATGGCTCAACCGTAAAAGCACTCAGTGAAGTAAAGTTTGCTCAGTACGAACAAGCGTTAATGCGAGGGCTCAATGAACAGTTCAACAAACTCACGCAACTGATTAATGATTTTATTGCTCGCATCAACAGTTTACAGCTGGACAAACTCCCACCATGGCTGGGCGGAGATAAAATCAATAAAGCGCTTGCCCATGCAAAAACTTGGCTACATCATTTAGAAGAATTACGACAAAGCGCAGGCACTATGGTGCCTAGTGCACTAAAAGAGTTAGACCAACGTTTGGGGGCCTTGCTAAGCGGCAATGTCAAAGCCGCCACACAAAGCACCCACTCCCTTAATACAGGAGTAGAAGCGCCCTCCTTATCTGCTTCTCAAACCCAAAGCGAAAAAGGTGTATTAACCTCACAGGGAAACCCTGAGCCAGGCAACACTCGGCGCACCCAAGAACGCCATACTGTTCGCCATGCCCTTCCTCTAAAAGGCGGCAAACGAGAATATGGCATTACCGATGCTTCCGCCCGACCGGTAGGTGCGAAACCT
The sequence above is a segment of the Thiopseudomonas alkaliphila genome. Coding sequences within it:
- a CDS encoding DUF7079 family protein yields the protein MELSGLFLGTGADFVKIASIAKNYSIDFVEETFFKYVAPACNYNTICAEPIIIYIYIYDRKELLKRIYKIQEKRKTKWGKIYYDLFSFYLKFKFNTSWSILKNHYYA
- a CDS encoding WD40/YVTN/BNR-like repeat-containing protein, which encodes MSGKRFFLLVLLIFSSYFLFNKITGIDMRWTQVSSEFMKGNDTQSYGPGDFRIRGEKMVSMRLAKPKITFKKQTAEELANWDQPLETTEPWMKSSSEILNRMNVTFHAGSISNSTQTFHEYAQSRAWWLSPDWKTIYLSTGWLDYHLEPEDFPDNQVPQITKLWRSTDYGHSWEQLTWPEQQNISSMRFINEQEGYLIGWGPRIWRTKNGGKYWHEIQVPVQVKDLQQPRKRFDLVALGKDNALYLAFVPIIGTGLSSEIWRLKWGEETSELIFSVPGNKVDDIFADANGKVYVFTHAGPKYEERNQISTLYQWDGEELNAIHSFPKGMLGYAIYQTPVNKHLLVQGPDYASILPKDWTALSKDGGKTWRTDKNSSAQGGYYDDVTGTDWKVSGYSLYKREIP
- a CDS encoding DUF2345 domain-containing protein; the protein is MEHIEKPLLRLIDIFISRIGSEVLVEFAQGDIDQPVIIGQLYHGNALPPFNAGEDSNANHPGALSGIHTHTLDGQPAGTWVLDDAPQQLRHSLQHTQANSQLNLGYVIEQANNYRGRFLGEGATFTSSGWATLRASEGLLLSTTPRPHGQITQMDNQDAVAQLRATQEQVDNFGTAAGDGGGLNLKALEGLSNALPSLDAEEQGRYEEDVNGQAAEQPDGQPVARFSEPHLVLDSPAAISLSTPNSSAHYAGEHQLFASQGDVHLAAQGSMAVATGDGASLYATDGGAKIMANHGSVSLQAHEGALALQADKDATITSSGSRIEVNAQQKIVLSAGGATITLDGANLILSAKGTFTVNTATHNWTAGDSQTAKAKALPKGLATAVSASSLLPTSTTTPTLSEPTHGEFHFRYLYHDGEPVKNAAFTARLPDGSVHEGQLDEQGYVFLSGIPNGTIELTIDEDERPYTAFKMPIKTDDDLTEWMQA